The Vicia villosa cultivar HV-30 ecotype Madison, WI linkage group LG1, Vvil1.0, whole genome shotgun sequence genome includes a region encoding these proteins:
- the LOC131618138 gene encoding low affinity inorganic phosphate transporter 1-like produces MAKEQLKVLNALDVAKTQMYHFTAIVIAGMGFFTDSYDLFCISLVTKLLGRIYYYDGGNNPGSLPQNVSAAINGVAFCGTLAGQLFFGWLGDKMGRKRVYGMTLMLMVIASLASGLSFGKDPKAVVSTLCFFRFWLGFGIGGDYPLSATIMSEYANKKTRGAFIAAVFAMQGFGILAGGAVGIIVSSVFKALYPSPAFQVNPNLSTVPQADYVWRIILMFGAIPAALTYYWRMKMPETARYTALVAKNAEQAAADMEKVMQVEIETESEKIQQLDQNQRQGGNDFGLFTKRFLRRHGLHLFATAITWFLLDIAYYSQNLFQKDVFSAIGWIPEAKTMSALEEVYKIARAQTLIALCSTVPGYWFTVAFIDRIGRFTIQLMGFFFMTVFMFALAIPYHHWTLNGNQIGFVVMYSLTFFFANFGPNATTFVVPAEIFPARLRSTCHGISAAAGKAGAMVGAFGFLYAQNSIGLRNVLLILGGANLLGMLFTLLVPESKGKSLEEISGEADEETNNTNRESALKAGLQV; encoded by the coding sequence ATGGCTAAGGAACAACTGAAGGTTCTGAATGCCCTTGATGTGGCCAAGACACAAATGTACCATTTCACAGCAATTGTGATCGCTGGAATGGGTTTCTTTACTGATTCCTATGATCTCTTCTGCATTTCCCTTGTCACCAAATTGCTCGGTCGTATCTATTACTATGATGGTGGGAACAATCCAGGTTCTCTGCCACAGAATGTTTCTGCTGCAATCAATGGTGTTGCCTTCTGTGGAACACTTGCTGGACAACTTTTCTTTGGTTGGCTTGGTGACAAAATGGGAAGGAAACGTGTTTATGGAATGACTCTTATGCTTATGGTCATAGCTTCCCTTGCTTCTGGTCTCTCCTTTGGAAAGGATCCCAAAGCTGTTGTGTCTACTCTTTGCTTCTTTAGGTTTTGGCTTGGATTTGGAATCGGTGGTGATTATCCTCTTTCCGCTACAATCATGTCTGAGTATGCAAACAAAAAGACCCGAGGTGCATTTATAGCTGCTGTTTTTGCTATGCAAGGTTTTGGAATTTTGGCAGGTGGAGCTGTTGGAATTATAGTTTCGTCTGTTTTCAAAGCCTTGTATCCTTCTCCAGCTTTTCAGGTTAACCCAAATCTGTCCACAGTTCCACAAGCTGATTATGTTTGGAGGATAATCTTGATGTTCGGGGCTATTCCGGCCGCGTTGACATACTATTGGAGGATGAAAATGCCTGAAACTGCAAGATATACTGCTTTGGTTGCAAAGAATGCTGAGCAAGCTGCTGCGGATATGGAAAAAGTTATGCAAGTTGAGATAGAAACTGAATCGGAAAAGATTCAACAGTTGGATCAAAATCAAAGACAAGGAGGGAATGATTTTGGTTTGTTTACAAAAAGGTTTCTTCGTCGTCATGGACTGCATTTGTTTGCAACTGCTATTACTTGGTTCTTGTTGGATATTGCCTATTATAGTCAGAATCTTTTCCAGAAAGATGTTTTTAGCGCAATTGGTTGGATACCAGAAGCTAAAACCATGAGTGCCCTTGAAGAGGTTTATAAAATTGCTAGAGCACAGACACTTATTGCCCTTTGCAGCACTGTTCCTGGTTACTGGTTCACAGTTGCATTCATTGATAGAATAGGAAGATTTACAATCCAATTGATGGGATTTTTCTTCATGACGGTGTTCATGTTTGCATTGGCTATTCCTTACCATCACTGGACtttgaatggaaaccaaattggATTTGTTGTCATGTATTCATTGACATTCTTCTTTGCTAATTTCGGTCCAAATGCAACGACGTTTGTGGTTCCGGCTGAGATTTTCCCGGCAAGACTAAGGTCAACATGTCATGGAATATCAGCTGCGGCTGGAAAAGCTGGGGCAATGGTAGGAGCTTTTGGTTTCTTGTATGCACAAAATAGCATTGGATTGAGAAATGTGCTTCTGATTTTGGGGGGAGCCAACTTGTTGGGAATGTTGTTTACATTGTTGGTTCCTGAATCTAAAGGAAAATCTTTGGAAGAGATTTCTGGTGAAGCTGATGAAGAAACTAATAATACTAATAGAGAATCTGCATTGAAGGCTGGTCTTCAAGTTTAG